The following proteins come from a genomic window of Candidatus Nezhaarchaeales archaeon:
- a CDS encoding 30S ribosomal protein S9: MAIAIGKRKTAVATAIIKPGSGRVYVNGIPIELYQPEVARWKILEPLLLLGDGVRSKIDVEVKAKGGGFMGQAIASRTAIARALTSLIDDPEVKKIFTDYDRHMLTGDHRRTEPKKPRGRSARAKRQKSYR, from the coding sequence ATGGCGATAGCTATAGGGAAAAGGAAGACAGCGGTAGCAACCGCAATCATTAAGCCCGGCTCCGGAAGGGTTTACGTTAACGGCATACCCATAGAGCTTTACCAGCCCGAGGTTGCCCGTTGGAAAATACTTGAACCCCTCCTACTCCTAGGCGATGGAGTAAGGAGTAAGATAGATGTGGAGGTTAAAGCTAAAGGCGGAGGCTTCATGGGTCAAGCAATAGCTAGTAGAACGGCTATAGCGAGAGCGTTAACCAGCCTAATCGACGATCCTGAAGTAAAGAAGATATTTACTGACTACGATAGACATATGCTTACGGGGGACCATAGGAGAACGGAGCCGAAGAAGCCTAGAGGAAGGTCAGCACGAGCTAAAAGGCAGAAAAGCTACCGTTAA
- a CDS encoding 30S ribosomal protein S11 — protein sequence MAISSRELAWGIAHIYASFNNTLILITDLTGAETIAKATGGMFVKADREKPSPYAAMIAASKAAQAALEKGINAIHIRVRATGGSGSKTPGPGAQAAIRALARAGLVIGSIEDVTPLPTDRVRAPGGRRGRRV from the coding sequence ATAGCTATTTCAAGCAGGGAGTTAGCGTGGGGTATTGCGCATATCTACGCTAGTTTTAATAATACGTTGATCTTAATAACGGATTTAACGGGAGCTGAAACTATAGCTAAAGCCACTGGTGGAATGTTTGTTAAAGCAGATAGGGAGAAGCCGTCCCCTTACGCCGCTATGATAGCGGCTTCTAAGGCTGCGCAAGCCGCCCTTGAGAAGGGTATAAACGCTATCCATATTAGGGTACGCGCTACTGGTGGTAGTGGTTCAAAAACGCCGGGGCCAGGTGCTCAAGCAGCGATAAGGGCATTAGCTAGGGCTGGGCTTGTGATTGGTAGCATTGAGGATGTAACGCCGCTACCAACCGACCGCGTACGCGCCCCAGGAGGGCGTCGTGGTCGACGCGTATAG
- the eno gene encoding phosphopyruvate hydratase, whose protein sequence is MQTTIIEQINARKILDSRGDFTIEVEVFTTEGYGRSAAPAGASRGLHEVVAFPEGGIEAAIKAVNDLVAPELIGVDAADQNEVDQILHLVDGTENFSKIGGATALALSMASAKAAASALGVPLYRHLGGANVKTLPYPVGNVLGGGKHVKGLAQDIQEVLVIPVGARSFVEAALINVKVHKELARLIPKVFSGFLGGKGDEGAWVASLSSYEALQLVKDACVLVEDDVKCEVKIGIDLAASSLWDPEKRLYVYRRDGRLRSSEDQYQYVVELVEKYGLAYVEDPFHEEDFENFAKLTKDVKNCLIVGDDLYVTNIKRLKEGVKIRASNGVIIKPNQVGTLSDAFNALQYAKDNGYVTVISHRSGETEDETIAHLAVAWSSPLIKTGVIGGERTVKLNELIRIEEELKGRAVMSRRFISVIGGEL, encoded by the coding sequence TTGCAGACGACAATTATTGAGCAGATTAACGCGCGTAAAATCCTTGATAGCAGAGGGGATTTCACGATTGAGGTCGAGGTCTTCACAACTGAAGGTTATGGGAGAAGCGCAGCTCCAGCTGGGGCAAGTAGGGGTCTACATGAAGTCGTAGCCTTCCCTGAAGGCGGTATTGAAGCGGCCATTAAAGCCGTGAACGACCTAGTAGCCCCTGAACTAATAGGGGTTGACGCTGCAGATCAAAATGAAGTTGATCAAATTCTCCACCTAGTAGATGGTACTGAAAACTTCTCTAAGATAGGTGGAGCAACGGCTTTAGCGTTATCCATGGCGAGCGCTAAAGCAGCCGCTTCAGCCCTCGGTGTCCCGCTTTACAGGCATTTAGGGGGGGCAAACGTTAAAACGCTTCCTTACCCTGTGGGTAACGTGTTAGGCGGGGGTAAACATGTTAAAGGGCTGGCTCAAGACATACAGGAAGTGCTCGTTATACCTGTTGGGGCTAGGAGCTTCGTAGAGGCGGCCTTAATTAACGTTAAGGTGCATAAAGAGCTTGCACGCCTAATACCTAAAGTCTTTAGCGGCTTCCTAGGTGGTAAAGGCGATGAGGGGGCGTGGGTTGCGAGCTTAAGTAGCTACGAGGCGTTACAATTGGTAAAAGACGCTTGCGTCCTGGTTGAAGATGACGTTAAATGTGAAGTTAAAATCGGGATCGATTTAGCTGCTTCCTCGCTTTGGGATCCTGAAAAACGCCTCTACGTATATAGAAGGGATGGAAGGCTTAGATCTAGTGAAGACCAGTACCAATACGTCGTGGAGTTGGTGGAAAAGTATGGGCTCGCCTACGTTGAAGACCCGTTCCATGAGGAGGACTTCGAAAACTTTGCTAAACTGACGAAGGATGTAAAAAATTGTTTAATCGTAGGTGACGATCTCTACGTAACAAACATTAAGCGTTTAAAGGAAGGTGTGAAAATCCGGGCTAGTAACGGCGTAATAATTAAGCCAAACCAGGTTGGAACTTTAAGCGACGCTTTTAACGCGCTTCAATACGCCAAGGATAACGGTTACGTAACCGTTATATCTCATAGGTCGGGGGAAACCGAGGATGAAACTATAGCCCACTTAGCAGTAGCTTGGAGTAGCCCTTTAATAAAGACCGGGGTAATAGGTGGGGAAAGAACAGTGAAGCTTAATGAGTTAATAAGGATCGAGGAGGAGCTTAAGGGTAGGGCGGTTATGAGTCGGCGCTTCATATCGGTAATAGGTGGTGAGCTATGA
- a CDS encoding DNA-directed RNA polymerase subunit D gives MITIKILERTDYLIRFIVEGVTASFTNALRREMISGVPCMAIEDVAIIENTSVLFDEIIAHRLGLIPLKTPDKPYVVPEKCKCGGVGCSLCQVKLFIDVKAEGSDLVVYSGHLKSEDPEVVPVYGNIPIVKLSKGQSLVLEAYAQLGYGKNHAKWQPVSACAYKNLPVVIIDKRSCNLCGECINICPRKVLTIEGGEVKVVRLLDCSLCQDCEKGCLQQAIKIGWREDAFVFTVEGTGTLKVDDLVLKAADLLKGKFEEFLNLISARPREGGKLEGNQGYKPSTTGFN, from the coding sequence TTGATAACTATTAAGATCCTTGAAAGGACTGATTACTTAATCAGGTTCATAGTTGAAGGGGTAACGGCGTCCTTTACTAACGCGCTTCGACGTGAAATGATATCGGGGGTACCGTGCATGGCCATTGAGGACGTGGCGATCATAGAGAATACCTCGGTCCTCTTCGATGAAATTATAGCCCATAGGCTTGGACTAATACCGTTAAAGACGCCGGATAAACCCTACGTAGTACCTGAGAAATGTAAATGCGGAGGGGTTGGATGTTCGCTATGCCAGGTTAAGCTGTTCATAGACGTAAAGGCTGAAGGGTCCGACCTAGTGGTATACTCGGGGCATTTAAAATCTGAAGACCCCGAGGTGGTACCGGTATATGGTAACATACCGATAGTTAAACTTTCTAAGGGGCAAAGCCTGGTTTTGGAAGCGTACGCTCAACTAGGCTATGGGAAAAACCACGCTAAATGGCAGCCAGTTTCAGCGTGCGCCTACAAGAACCTACCAGTAGTCATTATCGATAAGCGGTCGTGTAATCTATGTGGAGAGTGTATTAACATATGCCCCCGTAAGGTATTAACGATTGAAGGTGGAGAGGTTAAAGTGGTAAGGCTGCTGGATTGTTCATTATGCCAAGACTGTGAAAAAGGTTGTCTCCAACAGGCGATTAAGATTGGATGGCGTGAGGATGCCTTCGTATTTACCGTTGAGGGGACTGGGACGTTAAAGGTTGATGACCTAGTCTTAAAGGCTGCTGATCTTTTAAAGGGGAAGTTTGAGGAGTTCCTAAACCTTATCTCAGCAAGGCCTAGGGAGGGGGGAAAGCTTGAGGGAAACCAAGGCTACAAACCCTCAACTACTGGCTTTAATTAA
- a CDS encoding 50S ribosomal protein L18e, whose amino-acid sequence MRETKATNPQLLALIKRLKRAYKENRAPIWYDLAERLSKPRRRRCEVNISRINRWTRPGDTVVVPGKVLGSGRLDHEVNVAAFSFSKGAIEKITKAGGKALTIKDLIEVNPKGSQVKIIG is encoded by the coding sequence TTGAGGGAAACCAAGGCTACAAACCCTCAACTACTGGCTTTAATTAAACGGCTTAAAAGGGCTTATAAGGAAAACCGTGCACCAATATGGTACGACCTAGCTGAAAGGCTAAGTAAACCTAGACGTAGAAGGTGTGAGGTTAATATTAGCAGGATAAATAGGTGGACAAGGCCCGGGGATACCGTCGTCGTCCCTGGTAAGGTTTTAGGTAGCGGAAGGCTTGACCATGAAGTGAACGTAGCTGCCTTCTCCTTCTCGAAGGGAGCTATTGAAAAGATAACTAAGGCTGGAGGTAAAGCTTTAACCATAAAAGACCTTATTGAGGTTAACCCGAAGGGTAGTCAGGTTAAAATCATAGGGTGA
- a CDS encoding 50S ribosomal protein L13: MKANLIIDASNLILGRMASYVAKKLLNGYTVIVVNAEKAVISGNPKSIIDEYKETVLSKRTWKRPTKGHKKVKRPDLIVKRAIRGMLPYKKPRGREAYKRLRVYIGLPKECEGEKLLTIPEASVSRLSLGRYISVGELALNVGWRPAVGVMSS, translated from the coding sequence GTGAAGGCTAACTTAATAATCGATGCCTCCAACCTTATCCTAGGAAGGATGGCAAGCTACGTGGCTAAAAAGCTGTTAAATGGTTATACGGTGATTGTTGTTAACGCTGAAAAAGCAGTAATCTCAGGGAATCCTAAGTCGATCATCGATGAATATAAGGAAACAGTTCTCTCTAAGAGGACTTGGAAGAGACCAACGAAGGGGCATAAGAAGGTGAAAAGGCCCGACCTAATAGTGAAACGAGCTATTAGAGGGATGCTACCCTATAAAAAACCCCGCGGTAGGGAAGCCTATAAGAGGTTAAGAGTATACATAGGGCTTCCTAAGGAGTGTGAAGGCGAAAAACTCTTAACGATACCTGAAGCTAGCGTCTCTAGGCTCTCCTTAGGTAGGTACATAAGTGTTGGCGAGCTAGCCTTAAACGTAGGGTGGAGGCCGGCTGTAGGAGTGATGTCATCGTGA
- a CDS encoding DNA-directed RNA polymerase subunit N — translation MIIPVRCFTCGKPIGHLWEEYSKRVKSGEDAGKVLDELGITRYCCRRMLLTHVDLIDELMKFEKPA, via the coding sequence TTGATAATTCCTGTACGATGCTTCACCTGCGGAAAACCCATAGGACATCTTTGGGAGGAATACAGTAAGCGTGTTAAAAGCGGGGAGGATGCTGGTAAAGTACTCGATGAGCTAGGTATAACTAGGTACTGCTGTCGAAGGATGCTTCTAACACATGTGGACCTTATAGATGAATTGATGAAGTTTGAAAAACCCGCGTAG